In Afipia sp. GAS231, a single window of DNA contains:
- a CDS encoding GntR family transcriptional regulator has translation MSSIGLSFGDDLAGDRPRSLTSAVQERLRADILSTRLLPGQKLHIAGLAKRFSVSLAAVREALSRLVADGLVQASDQRGFRVSPVSPADLKDVTQTRVDIEGLALRRSIEHGDQAWLASVEQSFAALSAVPYTYPDDPTHHYEEWVVRHGVFHRTLVNACGSPWLLGFRDVLHEQSERYRRLSIRRNNEQSRNVEAEHAAIVHAVLKRDPDAAVEALSKHFMTTMHLVELATPKPPAKIDTA, from the coding sequence ATGAGCAGTATCGGGTTGAGTTTTGGCGACGATCTGGCCGGCGACCGGCCCAGAAGCCTGACGTCGGCTGTTCAGGAGCGGCTCCGGGCCGATATTCTTTCGACCCGGCTGCTGCCCGGCCAGAAGCTGCATATCGCGGGGCTCGCCAAGCGGTTTTCCGTCAGTCTTGCCGCGGTTCGCGAAGCCTTGTCGCGCCTCGTCGCCGACGGGCTGGTGCAGGCCTCCGACCAGCGCGGCTTCCGCGTCAGCCCGGTCTCACCGGCCGACCTCAAGGACGTCACGCAGACCCGCGTCGATATCGAGGGTCTGGCGTTGCGACGCTCGATCGAGCATGGCGACCAGGCATGGCTGGCGTCGGTCGAGCAGTCTTTCGCGGCACTCTCGGCCGTACCCTACACCTACCCGGATGATCCGACCCATCATTACGAGGAATGGGTGGTGCGCCACGGCGTCTTCCACCGGACGCTGGTGAACGCCTGCGGCTCGCCCTGGCTGCTCGGGTTTCGCGACGTGTTGCACGAGCAGAGCGAGCGCTATCGCCGGCTATCGATCCGGCGCAACAACGAACAATCCCGCAACGTCGAGGCCGAACACGCCGCGATCGTGCATGCCGTGCTGAAGCGCGATCCGGACGCCGCAGTCGAGGCACTCTCGAAGCATTTCATGACGACCATGCATCTGGTCGAACTTGCGACTCCCAAACCACCGGCGAAGATCGACACCGCCTGA
- a CDS encoding nuclear transport factor 2 family protein: MPSRQTVEAFVALVEAGDYVGAIEHFYAPDASTRENIGEPVVGRDVLMAKERGVMAGFRKIEASRIGPVLIDGDTVTARWKFTFTGMDGSSRTLEEIAWQTWRGDKLIEERFFYDPRQMAQ, from the coding sequence ATGCCCAGCCGTCAAACCGTCGAAGCTTTCGTCGCGCTGGTGGAAGCCGGCGACTATGTCGGCGCGATCGAACATTTCTACGCGCCCGACGCCTCGACGCGGGAGAACATCGGCGAGCCCGTGGTCGGTCGCGACGTCCTGATGGCCAAGGAGCGCGGCGTGATGGCCGGGTTCAGGAAGATCGAGGCCTCGCGCATTGGGCCCGTCCTGATCGACGGCGACACCGTGACGGCGCGTTGGAAATTTACCTTCACCGGCATGGATGGATCGTCGCGCACCCTGGAAGAAATCGCCTGGCAGACCTGGCGCGGCGACAAGTTGATTGAAGAACGCTTCTTCTACGATCCGCGTCAAATGGCGCAATGA
- a CDS encoding TetR/AcrR family transcriptional regulator → MAKQAERRAATTEAILKAGRRLFGDRGFAATTIDDIAQAAQVAKGAVYHHFATKEAVFEAVFDVVSRDLVADIDRAVRTEKDVLAAMVAGTQHYFAACAKGPICQIILRDGPAVLGWERWRDIDARHFGGKFPLALTAAMDAGLIARQPTEPLARLLLGAATEAAVACAGRSDVLKAGSEYSRAFKSLIEALRVH, encoded by the coding sequence ATGGCGAAACAGGCGGAGCGGCGTGCGGCGACAACGGAGGCGATCCTGAAGGCGGGACGCCGCCTGTTCGGCGACCGCGGCTTTGCCGCCACCACCATCGACGACATCGCGCAGGCCGCGCAGGTGGCGAAGGGCGCCGTCTATCATCACTTCGCGACCAAGGAGGCGGTATTCGAAGCGGTGTTCGACGTGGTCTCGCGCGACCTCGTCGCCGACATCGATCGTGCGGTGCGAACGGAAAAGGATGTGCTGGCAGCGATGGTCGCAGGCACGCAGCACTATTTTGCCGCATGCGCGAAGGGACCGATCTGCCAGATCATCCTGCGCGACGGCCCGGCGGTGCTCGGCTGGGAGCGCTGGCGCGATATCGACGCACGGCACTTTGGCGGCAAATTTCCGCTCGCACTCACCGCCGCGATGGATGCCGGACTGATCGCGCGGCAGCCGACCGAGCCGCTGGCGCGTCTGCTGCTCGGGGCCGCGACCGAAGCCGCCGTCGCCTGCGCCGGCCGGTCGGACGTTCTCAAGGCGGGCAGCGAATACAGCCGCGCGTTCAAGTCGCTGATCGAGGCGCTTCGGGTGCACTGA
- a CDS encoding MarR family winged helix-turn-helix transcriptional regulator: MRTKSREPRLVFLLNVAQRRLQRWMAAQTDASGVTAAQSGLLFVLGQRDGVLMGEAGAALDLGPPGISGLVDRMTAANLIQRRADPDDGRAWRLWLTPAGRAAAARAKAGLSEVNARLTAGFSEAEIDVVARWLTSLQTSFPRGEDQ, from the coding sequence ATGCGAACTAAATCCCGCGAGCCCCGGCTGGTGTTCCTGCTCAATGTCGCCCAGCGCCGCTTGCAGCGCTGGATGGCGGCGCAGACCGATGCCAGCGGGGTAACGGCGGCGCAGTCCGGCCTGCTGTTTGTCCTCGGTCAGCGCGACGGTGTGCTGATGGGCGAGGCGGGGGCGGCGCTCGATCTCGGCCCGCCCGGCATCAGCGGATTGGTGGACCGAATGACGGCGGCGAACCTGATTCAGCGGCGCGCCGATCCCGATGACGGGCGGGCGTGGCGGCTGTGGCTGACGCCGGCCGGTCGTGCGGCGGCGGCGCGGGCGAAGGCCGGACTTTCCGAAGTCAATGCGCGGCTCACCGCCGGATTCAGTGAAGCCGAAATCGATGTCGTGGCGCGCTGGCTGACCAGCCTGCAAACCAGTTTTCCCAGAGGAGAAGATCAGTGA
- a CDS encoding enoyl-CoA hydratase produces the protein MTEHIKIENNGGVLSLTMARPDKKNALTNAMYGALADAIEGAETDDSVRVVLIRGEGDMFTAGNDVGEFAAIAAGGSHGERHVSRFLQALARSSRPLVAAVQGRAVGVGTTMLLHCDLVVLTENAQLSTPFVNLALVPEAASSLLMPLRIGYARAFEMFALGEPVDARSALAWGLANKVVPLEKLDAEARAFAVRLARQPAGAVSTTKRLMRNPEVLMAQILAESEQFAKRLQTMEAREAFSAFAERRPPDFLKLAKQPA, from the coding sequence GTGACGGAACATATCAAGATCGAAAACAACGGCGGCGTTCTCAGCCTGACGATGGCGCGGCCCGACAAGAAGAACGCGCTGACCAACGCGATGTACGGCGCGCTGGCCGACGCGATCGAAGGCGCAGAGACCGACGACAGCGTTCGCGTCGTGCTGATCCGAGGCGAGGGGGACATGTTCACTGCCGGCAACGACGTCGGCGAATTCGCCGCCATTGCCGCAGGTGGTTCGCATGGCGAGCGGCATGTCAGCCGCTTCCTGCAGGCGCTCGCACGATCGAGCCGTCCATTGGTCGCGGCCGTGCAGGGGCGCGCGGTCGGCGTCGGCACCACGATGCTGCTGCATTGCGATTTGGTCGTGCTGACCGAGAATGCCCAGCTTTCAACGCCGTTCGTCAACCTGGCTTTGGTGCCGGAAGCGGCCTCGAGCCTGCTGATGCCGCTCCGCATCGGCTATGCCCGTGCCTTTGAAATGTTCGCCCTTGGCGAGCCGGTGGATGCGCGTTCCGCATTGGCGTGGGGGCTGGCCAACAAGGTGGTGCCGCTGGAGAAGCTCGATGCCGAGGCAAGGGCTTTCGCCGTTCGTCTGGCCCGGCAGCCGGCTGGCGCCGTCAGCACGACCAAACGGCTGATGCGCAATCCGGAAGTGCTGATGGCGCAGATCCTGGCCGAAAGCGAACAATTTGCAAAACGCCTGCAAACCATGGAGGCGCGCGAAGCCTTCTCTGCCTTCGCCGAGCGCCGGCCGCCGGACTTCCTGAAGCTTGCCAAGCAGCCGGCATAA
- a CDS encoding GMC family oxidoreductase, protein MNNNNNDAAEFDYVVVGAGSAGCVLANRLSADGKHSVLLLEAGPKDSNLWIHVPLGYGKLFKEKTVNWMYQTEPEPGLNGRQVFQPRGKVLGGSSSINGLLYVRGQHEDYDRWRQRGNAGWGYDDVLPYFKKAENQQRGESKYHGASGPLPVSDWRHHDPLSEAFVVAAAEAGIPTNPDFNGATQEGAGFFQTTTSRGRRASTAFSYLRPALKRGNLHVETSALAQRILFEGRRAKAVEYKQEGQLRTAKARKEILVSSGAYNSPQLLQLSGVGPADLLKSHGIDVVLDAQGVGNDLQDHMQVRLVTRCAQSITLNDIVNNPIRKMLAGAQYAAFRKGPLTIAAGTSGAFFKTSPRLASPDIQIHFLPFSTDKMGEKLHAQSGFTASVCQLRPESRGSLRIRSADASVPPEIRINYLATETDRRAFIDGIRILRKILAAPALKPYAVGEVDPGPKVASDDELLDFCRRTGSTVYHPTSTCRMGNDPLAVVDQRLRVRGIEGLRVVDASVMPDLMSGNTNAPTIMIAEKASDMILEDAR, encoded by the coding sequence ATGAACAATAACAACAATGACGCCGCCGAATTCGATTATGTCGTCGTCGGCGCCGGTTCGGCCGGCTGCGTGCTCGCCAATCGCCTGAGCGCCGACGGCAAGCACTCGGTGCTGCTGCTGGAGGCCGGTCCCAAGGACAGCAATCTCTGGATTCACGTGCCGCTCGGCTACGGAAAACTGTTCAAGGAAAAGACCGTCAACTGGATGTACCAGACCGAGCCCGAACCGGGACTGAACGGTCGCCAGGTGTTTCAGCCGCGCGGCAAGGTGCTGGGCGGTTCGAGTTCGATCAACGGTCTCTTGTATGTCCGTGGCCAGCACGAGGACTACGATCGCTGGCGTCAGCGCGGCAATGCCGGCTGGGGCTATGACGACGTGCTGCCCTATTTCAAGAAGGCCGAGAACCAGCAGCGCGGCGAGAGCAAATATCACGGCGCAAGCGGGCCGCTGCCGGTCTCCGACTGGCGCCACCACGATCCGCTGTCGGAAGCTTTTGTCGTTGCCGCGGCCGAGGCCGGCATTCCGACCAATCCCGATTTCAATGGCGCGACGCAAGAAGGCGCGGGATTTTTCCAGACCACGACAAGCCGCGGTCGGCGCGCCTCGACCGCGTTCTCCTATCTGCGGCCGGCATTGAAGCGCGGCAATTTGCACGTCGAGACCTCGGCGCTGGCGCAGCGCATCCTGTTCGAAGGCCGCCGCGCCAAAGCGGTGGAGTACAAACAGGAAGGCCAGCTCCGCACGGCCAAAGCGCGCAAGGAAATCCTGGTTTCCAGCGGCGCGTACAACTCGCCGCAATTGCTGCAGCTCTCCGGCGTCGGACCGGCGGACCTCTTGAAGAGCCACGGCATCGATGTCGTGCTCGACGCGCAAGGCGTCGGCAACGATCTGCAGGATCACATGCAGGTGCGGCTGGTGACGCGGTGCGCGCAATCCATCACGCTGAACGATATCGTCAACAATCCCATTCGCAAGATGCTGGCCGGCGCGCAATATGCGGCGTTCCGCAAGGGACCGCTGACGATCGCGGCTGGAACGTCAGGCGCGTTCTTCAAGACCAGTCCGCGGCTGGCGTCACCCGATATCCAGATCCACTTCCTGCCGTTCTCGACCGACAAGATGGGCGAGAAGCTGCATGCGCAATCCGGTTTCACCGCCTCGGTGTGCCAGTTGCGGCCGGAGAGCCGCGGCTCACTGCGCATCAGGAGCGCCGATGCTTCGGTGCCGCCGGAAATCCGCATCAATTATCTCGCGACCGAAACCGATCGCCGGGCTTTCATCGACGGCATCCGGATCCTGCGCAAGATTCTGGCGGCGCCGGCGTTGAAACCCTACGCGGTCGGCGAGGTCGATCCTGGGCCGAAGGTGGCGAGCGACGACGAGTTGCTGGATTTCTGCCGTCGCACCGGCAGCACGGTCTATCATCCGACCTCGACCTGCCGGATGGGCAACGATCCCTTGGCGGTCGTCGACCAGCGGCTCCGGGTGCGCGGCATCGAGGGTCTGCGCGTCGTCGATGCCTCCGTGATGCCCGACCTGATGTCGGGCAATACCAATGCGCCGACGATCATGATCGCGGAGAAGGCGTCGGACATGATTTTGGAGGATGCGCGGTAA
- the hemE gene encoding uroporphyrinogen decarboxylase: MMRQAGRYLPEYRELRAKAGGFLDLCFTPDYAAEITLQPIRRFNFDAAIIFSDILVIPYALGRSVRFEAGEGPRLDPLDTPEKVATLARQADFGKLEPVCEALRRVRRELDPRIALIGFCGAPWTVATYMVAGQGTPDQGPARMMAYRHPEAFADIIDVLVENSIQYLLSQLKAGADVLQIFDTWAGVLPPREFQRWSIEPARRIVAGVRAQVPDAKIIGFPRGAGAQLPDYVEATGVNAVSIDWAAEPSLIRERVQNRVAVQGNLDPLVLIAGGAALDRAVDDVLANYAGGPFIFNLGHGIQPETPIAHVEQMLKRVRDYKG, translated from the coding sequence ATGATGCGGCAAGCCGGGCGCTATCTGCCGGAATATCGCGAGCTGCGCGCCAAGGCGGGCGGCTTTCTCGATCTGTGCTTCACGCCGGATTATGCCGCCGAAATCACGCTGCAACCGATCCGGCGTTTCAACTTCGATGCGGCGATCATCTTTTCCGACATTCTGGTGATCCCCTATGCGCTCGGCCGCTCCGTGCGCTTCGAGGCCGGCGAAGGCCCGAGGCTCGATCCGCTGGATACGCCGGAGAAGGTGGCGACGCTGGCGCGGCAGGCCGACTTTGGCAAACTCGAGCCGGTCTGTGAAGCGCTGCGCCGCGTGCGCCGCGAGCTCGATCCACGCATCGCGCTGATCGGCTTCTGCGGCGCGCCGTGGACGGTCGCGACCTACATGGTCGCCGGGCAAGGCACGCCGGATCAGGGCCCGGCGCGGATGATGGCCTACCGGCATCCCGAGGCGTTCGCCGACATCATCGATGTGCTGGTGGAGAATTCGATTCAGTACCTGCTCAGCCAGCTCAAAGCCGGCGCCGATGTGCTGCAGATCTTCGACACCTGGGCCGGCGTGCTGCCGCCGCGCGAATTTCAGCGCTGGTCGATCGAGCCGGCCCGGCGCATCGTCGCCGGCGTGCGCGCGCAGGTGCCGGACGCCAAGATCATCGGCTTTCCCCGCGGCGCCGGCGCGCAGCTTCCCGACTATGTCGAGGCAACGGGCGTCAACGCGGTGAGCATCGACTGGGCCGCCGAACCGTCGCTGATCCGCGAGCGCGTGCAAAACCGCGTCGCCGTGCAGGGCAATCTCGATCCGCTGGTACTGATCGCAGGTGGTGCGGCGCTCGACCGCGCGGTGGACGATGTATTGGCGAACTACGCCGGCGGCCCATTTATTTTCAACCTCGGCCACGGCATTCAGCCGGAAACCCCGATCGCGCATGTCGAGCAGATGCTGAAGCGGGTAAGGGATTACAAGGGCTGA
- a CDS encoding SlyX family protein — translation MSEGNPLNERIDALEMRLTYQDEAIETLNQTVTRQWLEIDRLKHQLSEMKERLQEAESHAPGPANEPPPHY, via the coding sequence ATGAGTGAAGGCAACCCGCTGAACGAACGCATCGACGCCCTGGAAATGCGGCTGACCTATCAGGACGAGGCCATCGAAACCTTGAACCAGACCGTCACCAGGCAATGGCTCGAGATCGACCGGCTGAAGCATCAGCTTTCCGAAATGAAAGAGCGCCTGCAGGAAGCCGAAAGCCACGCGCCGGGCCCGGCCAACGAGCCGCCGCCGCATTACTAG
- a CDS encoding rhodanese-related sulfurtransferase — MPLKVAAFYQFAALPDFRELREPLRAICASLGLKGSVLLAPEGINGTVAGPSEGIDALVAELQHGALFGGRLDSLELKFSQSSEMPFQRMKVRLKKEIVTLGAAVDPTRQVGTYVEPADWNALIAAPDTLVIDTRNQFEVAMGTFEGAVDPGIKSFGQFKEFTAQKLDPAKHRRIAMFCTGGIRCEKASAYLLAKGFDEVYHLKGGILRYLEGVPEAESRWRGECFVFDERVALGHGLREHKTSDGSHE; from the coding sequence ATGCCGTTAAAAGTCGCCGCCTTCTATCAATTCGCAGCACTTCCGGATTTCCGGGAATTGCGGGAGCCGCTGCGCGCGATCTGCGCGAGCCTGGGGCTGAAAGGCAGCGTGCTGCTGGCACCGGAGGGCATCAACGGCACCGTGGCAGGTCCCTCTGAAGGCATCGACGCGCTGGTGGCCGAATTGCAGCACGGCGCGCTGTTCGGCGGCCGGCTCGACAGTCTCGAACTAAAATTCTCGCAGAGTTCGGAGATGCCGTTTCAGCGGATGAAGGTCCGGCTGAAGAAGGAGATCGTCACGCTCGGCGCCGCCGTCGATCCGACGCGGCAGGTCGGCACCTACGTCGAACCCGCCGACTGGAATGCACTGATTGCCGCGCCGGATACGCTGGTCATCGATACCCGCAATCAATTCGAGGTAGCGATGGGCACGTTCGAGGGCGCGGTCGATCCGGGAATAAAGAGCTTTGGCCAATTCAAGGAATTTACCGCGCAAAAGCTCGATCCGGCCAAGCACCGCAGGATCGCGATGTTCTGCACCGGCGGCATCCGCTGCGAGAAAGCCAGCGCCTATCTGCTGGCGAAAGGGTTCGACGAGGTCTATCACCTCAAGGGCGGCATCCTGCGCTACCTGGAAGGCGTGCCCGAAGCGGAAAGCCGCTGGCGCGGCGAATGCTTCGTGTTCGACGAACGCGTCGCGCTCGGTCACGGCCTGCGCGAGCACAAAACGAGTGACGGCTCCCATGAGTGA
- the ggt gene encoding gamma-glutamyltransferase, whose amino-acid sequence MRNFHFAGRSTVHAQNAMVATSHPAAALVAIDVMRAGGTAADAAVAAAGLLAVIEPQSTGIGGDCFALIQPKGEGKIVAYNGSGRAPAAATAEWYLERKINSVPLTSAHAVSIPGAIDAWDTILRDHGKMGLDTLLQPAIKAAEEGYIVAPRIAFDWKNGFDKLKNGTNTERYLLPHGKPAVAGDVIHQPELGKTLRAIAKGGRDAFYSGAIAEDMVETLRGIGGLHTLEDFASHTTETTSPIGTIYKGHDVWQCPPNGPGITMLVMLNILSRFDLTKFPALSVERFHLEAEAARIAYMMREQDIGDPEQVHVDVAGILAREFAEEHISKIRMDGLLDLPNVAPPMNPSTVYITVVDKDRNVCSFINSIAHSFGSAIVSNKTGVLLQNRAGGFRIQPGHPNCIASRKRPLHTIIPSLATKNGRAVMPFGVMGGQYQPVGQTHVLTNMLDYGCDVQEAIDMPRGLHYEGVYQLEDSVPAAIVEGLKKIGHKTTSVVGPLGGGQAIWIDWDKGTLTGGSDPRKDGCALGY is encoded by the coding sequence ATGAGGAATTTCCATTTCGCCGGCCGTTCCACGGTCCATGCCCAGAACGCGATGGTGGCGACGTCGCACCCGGCGGCGGCGCTGGTGGCAATCGACGTGATGCGCGCGGGCGGCACCGCCGCCGACGCTGCGGTTGCGGCAGCCGGGCTGCTCGCGGTGATCGAGCCGCAATCGACCGGCATCGGCGGAGATTGTTTCGCGCTGATCCAGCCGAAAGGCGAGGGCAAGATCGTGGCCTATAACGGCTCCGGCCGCGCGCCCGCGGCGGCCACGGCGGAATGGTACCTGGAGCGCAAGATCAATTCGGTGCCGCTGACTTCGGCCCATGCCGTCAGCATTCCCGGCGCCATCGATGCCTGGGACACCATCCTGCGCGATCACGGCAAGATGGGGCTCGACACACTGTTGCAACCCGCGATCAAGGCCGCAGAAGAGGGCTACATCGTCGCTCCACGTATTGCGTTCGACTGGAAGAACGGTTTTGACAAGCTGAAGAACGGCACCAACACCGAGCGCTACCTGCTGCCGCACGGCAAGCCGGCAGTGGCCGGCGACGTCATCCACCAGCCTGAACTGGGCAAGACGCTGCGCGCGATCGCCAAGGGTGGCCGTGACGCGTTCTACAGCGGCGCCATCGCCGAGGACATGGTCGAGACCTTGCGCGGCATCGGCGGCCTGCACACGCTGGAAGATTTCGCCAGCCATACCACCGAGACCACGTCGCCGATCGGCACCATCTACAAAGGCCACGACGTCTGGCAGTGCCCGCCGAACGGCCCGGGCATCACCATGCTGGTCATGCTCAACATTCTCTCCCGTTTCGACCTGACCAAATTCCCCGCGCTCAGCGTGGAGCGCTTCCATCTCGAAGCCGAGGCCGCGCGGATTGCCTATATGATGCGCGAACAGGATATCGGCGACCCCGAGCAGGTTCATGTCGACGTCGCTGGCATCCTCGCCAGGGAATTCGCCGAGGAGCACATCAGCAAGATCCGCATGGACGGATTGCTCGATCTGCCGAACGTCGCGCCGCCGATGAACCCGTCCACCGTCTACATCACCGTGGTCGACAAGGACCGCAACGTCTGTTCGTTCATCAACTCGATCGCGCATTCGTTCGGCTCCGCGATCGTTTCCAACAAGACCGGCGTGCTCTTGCAAAACCGCGCCGGCGGCTTCCGGATTCAGCCCGGCCACCCCAACTGCATCGCATCGCGCAAGCGGCCGCTGCACACCATCATTCCGAGCCTCGCGACCAAAAATGGCCGCGCTGTGATGCCGTTCGGCGTGATGGGCGGCCAGTATCAGCCGGTCGGCCAGACCCATGTGCTGACCAACATGCTCGACTATGGCTGCGATGTGCAGGAAGCCATCGATATGCCGCGCGGCCTGCATTACGAGGGCGTCTACCAGCTCGAGGACAGCGTGCCGGCCGCGATCGTCGAGGGCCTGAAGAAGATCGGGCACAAGACCACCAGCGTGGTCGGCCCGCTCGGCGGCGGCCAGGCGATCTGGATCGATTGGGACAAGGGCACGCTGACCGGCGGCTCGGATCCCCGCAAGGACGGTTGCGCGCTGGGCTATTAA
- a CDS encoding FKBP-type peptidyl-prolyl cis-trans isomerase — protein sequence MAAAIATPVASRMASAQTAGKPMTTASGLQIIDSTVGTGASPKPGQTCVMHYTGWLYENGQKGKKFDSSVDRNEPFEFPIGQKRVIAGWDEGVASMKVGGKRTLIIPPALGYGARGAGGVIPPNATLMFDVELLAVK from the coding sequence ATGGCGGCCGCGATTGCCACGCCCGTTGCCTCCAGGATGGCATCGGCCCAGACCGCAGGAAAACCCATGACCACAGCTTCAGGCTTGCAGATCATCGACAGCACTGTCGGCACAGGCGCCTCGCCGAAGCCTGGCCAGACCTGCGTGATGCATTACACCGGGTGGCTCTATGAAAACGGCCAGAAGGGCAAGAAATTCGACTCGTCCGTGGACCGCAACGAGCCGTTCGAGTTTCCGATCGGGCAGAAGCGGGTGATTGCCGGCTGGGACGAGGGCGTCGCCTCGATGAAGGTCGGCGGCAAGCGCACGCTGATCATTCCGCCCGCACTCGGCTATGGCGCCCGTGGCGCCGGCGGCGTCATCCCGCCCAACGCGACCTTGATGTTCGACGTCGAATTGCTGGCCGTGAAGTAA
- a CDS encoding D-2-hydroxyacid dehydrogenase family protein: MKVSILDDYFDTLRTLDCFKKLAGHDVTIWNDHVQDVDALAERLRDNEALVLIRERTQIRTPLLERLPKLKLISQRSVFPHIDIDTCTRLGIVVSSSQHADTPSFATAEFTWGLVLAGMRAIPQQVANMKAGKWQIGVGHSVGGKTLGIYGYGRIGAVVAGYGKAFGMKVLVWAREQALAKARADGYATAASKAEFFEQCDVLSLHMRLVDATRGIVKAEDLARMKPTALLVNTSRAPLIEPNALVNALRAGRPGMAAVDVYEKEPLVDVNDGLLNLPNAICTPHIGYVTRDEYQLQFTDIFDQIVAYAAGTPSNVVNPDVIAKRR, translated from the coding sequence GTGAAAGTCTCGATCCTCGACGATTACTTCGACACGCTGCGCACCCTCGACTGTTTCAAGAAACTGGCCGGACACGACGTCACCATCTGGAACGACCACGTCCAGGACGTCGATGCTCTCGCCGAGCGCCTGCGCGATAACGAGGCGCTGGTGCTGATCCGGGAACGGACCCAGATCCGCACGCCGCTGCTGGAGCGGCTGCCAAAGCTGAAGCTGATCAGCCAGCGCAGCGTCTTTCCCCATATCGATATCGACACCTGCACCCGTCTCGGCATCGTCGTGTCGTCGAGCCAGCACGCCGATACGCCATCTTTTGCGACCGCCGAATTCACCTGGGGGCTGGTGCTGGCGGGAATGCGCGCCATCCCGCAGCAGGTCGCCAATATGAAAGCCGGCAAATGGCAGATCGGTGTCGGCCATAGCGTGGGCGGCAAGACGCTCGGCATCTATGGCTATGGCCGGATCGGCGCGGTCGTCGCCGGGTACGGCAAGGCGTTCGGCATGAAGGTGCTGGTATGGGCGCGCGAGCAGGCTTTGGCCAAGGCCCGCGCCGACGGCTACGCGACCGCGGCCAGCAAGGCTGAATTCTTCGAACAGTGCGATGTGCTGTCGCTGCATATGCGCCTGGTCGATGCCACGCGCGGCATCGTCAAGGCCGAAGACCTCGCGCGAATGAAGCCGACCGCGTTGCTGGTCAATACCAGCCGCGCACCGCTGATCGAGCCGAACGCGCTGGTCAACGCCTTGCGCGCCGGACGGCCCGGCATGGCGGCGGTGGACGTCTACGAAAAGGAACCGCTGGTCGACGTCAACGATGGCTTGCTGAATTTGCCAAACGCGATCTGTACGCCACATATCGGCTACGTCACACGCGACGAATATCAGCTCCAGTTCACCGATATTTTTGACCAGATCGTCGCCTATGCCGCGGGCACGCCGAGCAACGTGGTCAATCCAGATGTGATAGCGAAGCGGCGGTAG
- a CDS encoding CsbD family protein codes for MGATADKIKGTTNEAIGKAKQGIGEATGSDRLQGEGVIQELKGKGQKAVGDAKDATKDAVNKAAAAANKNL; via the coding sequence ATGGGTGCAACGGCAGACAAGATCAAGGGCACGACCAACGAGGCGATCGGCAAGGCCAAACAGGGCATCGGTGAAGCGACCGGCTCCGACCGCCTGCAGGGCGAAGGCGTGATCCAGGAATTGAAGGGCAAGGGTCAGAAGGCCGTCGGCGACGCCAAGGACGCCACCAAGGACGCGGTGAATAAGGCGGCCGCGGCGGCGAACAAGAATCTCTGA
- a CDS encoding cupin domain-containing protein, with amino-acid sequence MTGPHDHTHPHHSHDHDHSHGDAERWKHDGVRVIPGNQLDPNVPSTAGMDRKAAINFARVGAQKLWAGTVTIRPDAKTGAHHHGHLESIIFVVKGKARMRWGEQLQFTAEAGPGDFIFVPPYVPHQEINASRDEVLECVLVRSDGEAVAINLDIEPVEKPETVLWIDPVHRDPAEKK; translated from the coding sequence ATGACCGGTCCTCACGATCACACCCATCCCCATCATTCCCACGACCACGATCATTCGCACGGCGACGCCGAGCGCTGGAAGCATGACGGCGTTCGCGTCATTCCCGGCAATCAGCTCGATCCCAATGTGCCGTCGACCGCGGGCATGGACCGCAAGGCCGCGATCAATTTCGCCCGCGTCGGCGCGCAGAAGTTATGGGCGGGTACCGTCACCATCCGGCCCGACGCAAAGACCGGCGCCCATCATCACGGCCATCTCGAAAGCATCATCTTCGTCGTCAAGGGCAAGGCGCGGATGCGCTGGGGCGAGCAGTTGCAGTTCACCGCCGAAGCAGGTCCCGGCGATTTCATCTTCGTCCCGCCCTATGTGCCGCATCAGGAGATCAACGCCAGCCGCGATGAGGTGCTGGAATGCGTGCTGGTGCGCAGCGACGGCGAGGCGGTGGCGATCAACCTCGACATCGAGCCGGTGGAAAAGCCGGAAACCGTGCTGTGGATCGATCCCGTGCACCGCGATCCCGCCGAGAAGAAGTAG